CCTCGACCGCGATCGACTCCTTGTTGGTGTCGATGATGAACAGCAGGTCGGGCAGACCGCCCATTTCCTTGATGCCGCCCAGCGAACGCTCGAGCTTTTCCTTCTCGCGCGTCATGTAGAGCATTTCTTTCTTCGTGAGGCCCACGGCGACGCTGTCGCCGCCCAGACGCTCGTCGATCTCGCGCAGACGCTTGATCGAGTTCGAGATCGTCTTCCAGTTGGTGAGCATGCCGCCCAGCCAACGGTGGTTCACGTAATACTGGCCGCAACGCTTGGCGGCTTCGGCCACCGGATCCTGCGCCTGGCGCTTCGTGCCGACGAACAGCACGCGACCGCCGCGCGAGACGACGTCGCGCGCCGCCTGCAAAGCGGCGTCGAGCAGCGGCACGGTCTGCTGCAGGTCGATGATGTGAATGTTGTTGCGCACGCCGAACAGGTACGGCGCCATTTTCGGGTTCCAGCGACGGGTCTGGTGGCCGAAATGCACGCCCGCTTCGAGCAGCTGACGCATCGTGTAAGACGGAATCGCCATAAGCGAGGTATCCTTTCTCCGGTTGATCCGCCGCGGGACGAGCACCGGGTTCCCCAAGGGAACCGGCACCGGAACGGCCTCCGGCCTATGGCGCCGGAAGACGGAAAGTCCCGCGTGAGGGTTTGTCGCCAATCGGGCAGGATGCCCGGTGACGCGGGCAGGCATGTACCCCACCCCTCCATGCTTTGCAAGCGCGGCCTATGGGTAATTAATTACCTCGAATTTCCCGATCCGGCTTCAGGCGCCATTCAGCCCGGCTTGGCATGGTTCGCCGCATGAACCCCGCATCCACCCAACTGCGCCCCGAACGGCCGGAGCTGCGCCGCCTGCTGGAATACTGGCAGGCGAAACGCCGCACACTCGGCCGCCTGCCGGCACGGGCGGATATCGACCCGTTGGAGATGCGCTTCGCGTTGGGCCATCTGATTTTGGCCGATGTCGAGCCCGGCAATCCGATCCGGTTCCGCCACCGCTTGATCGGCACGCGTATCGTTGAGCATGCGGGCTACGACGCGACCGGACTCTATGTCGACGACATTCCTGATCAGGAACTGGCGCAGCGGCTTATCCAAACGTATCTCGACGTCGTCAAAACGCGCGAGCCGGCGCATGACCGCGTCGGCGGCATGGTCGGCGGGCGGGCGATAGACCTGGAAGTTCTTCGGCTGCCGCTGT
This genomic interval from Alphaproteobacteria bacterium contains the following:
- a CDS encoding PAS domain-containing protein, coding for MNPASTQLRPERPELRRLLEYWQAKRRTLGRLPARADIDPLEMRFALGHLILADVEPGNPIRFRHRLIGTRIVEHAGYDATGLYVDDIPDQELAQRLIQTYLDVVKTREPAHDRVGGMVGGRAIDLEVLRLPLSADGAAIDMVLTGAYFRRI
- the rpsB gene encoding 30S ribosomal protein S2, with the translated sequence MAIPSYTMRQLLEAGVHFGHQTRRWNPKMAPYLFGVRNNIHIIDLQQTVPLLDAALQAARDVVSRGGRVLFVGTKRQAQDPVAEAAKRCGQYYVNHRWLGGMLTNWKTISNSIKRLREIDERLGGDSVAVGLTKKEMLYMTREKEKLERSLGGIKEMGGLPDLLFIIDTNKESIAVEEARRLGIPVIAILDSNSDPKGVTFPVPGNDDALRAIQTYCDLMAGAVLDGLQAEMKAAGVDVGAAVEAPVEAVSEAPAAPAEGEAVPDKDAAAAAEAKPKKPRAKKPAKEKASAE